In the genome of Pichia kudriavzevii chromosome 4, complete sequence, one region contains:
- a CDS encoding uncharacterized protein (PKUD0D04770; similar to Saccharomyces cerevisiae YER183C (FAU1); ancestral locus Anc_4.388), which yields MNLPNGELPTLPLLELAFSQGKTVYLPRIEPLSTNNDPPRYNGQKTCLHFLRVDSLQDALNLPPRGKYSIREPPLIANRDALPTKSPLDLIVLPGVAFTSEGGRLGHGAGYYDDFIKRYRSLHNLTPTLVGVGLPEQLLPVHNIQLEDHDEQLDYVVIADTTFCRFCK from the coding sequence ATGAATTTGCCCAACGGCGAATTGCCAACACTTCCGTTATTAGAACTCGCCTTCTCTCAGGGGAAAACAGTCTACTTACCACGTATTGAACCTTTATCGACTAATAATGACCCTCCTCGTTATAATGGCCAGAAAACAtgtcttcattttttgagGGTAGACTCTCTGCAAGATGCTTTAAATTTGCCGCCTCGTGGGAAATACTCTATACGTGAGCCGCCGCTCATTGCCAACAGAGACGCGCTACCTACAAAATCTCCCCTTGACTTGATTGTGCTACCGGGCGTAGCTTTTACATCTGAAGGTGGCAGATTGGGACATGGTGCCGGTTACtatgatgatttcatcaaaaggTATAGATCCCTTCATAATTTAACACCGACTCTTGTAGGTGTTGGTCTCCCAGAACAACTCTTGCCCGTACATAATATACAACTGGAAGACCACGATGAACAATTGGATTACGTCGTCATTGCAGATACAACCTTCTGCAGATTTTGTAAGTAG